A genome region from Thermoanaerobaculia bacterium includes the following:
- the rho gene encoding transcription termination factor Rho, with product MPKAPTEPLELPLDVGSEPVPTGNGTNGNGKQMLDIRALKEMSIAELTTAAKDLGVEGAAGLRKQELIFKILEAQTKSSGLIFAEGVLECLPDGFGFLRAPEYNYLPGPDDIYVSPSQIRRFDLRTGDTVSGQVRQPKDGERYFALIKVEAVNFEHPEVARNKIFFDNLTPLYPMERLKLEVPGDMSSRVMDLVTPMGKGQRALIVAPPRTGKTMLLQSIAHSIAKNHPEVALIVLLIDERPEEVTDMQRSVQGEVISSTFDEPATRHVQVAEMVIEKAKRLVEHKKDVVILLDSITRLARAYNTVQPPSGKVLSGGIDANALHRPKRFFGAARNIEEGGSLTIIATALVDTGSRMDDVIFEEFKGTGNCEIHLDRKLVDKRTFPALDINKSGTRKEELLMPEDELRRVWVLRKVLNPLSVVESMELLLDKLSKAKTNLDFLNAMSK from the coding sequence ATGCCGAAGGCCCCCACGGAACCCCTTGAACTGCCTCTCGACGTAGGGTCGGAACCCGTGCCGACCGGCAACGGCACGAACGGCAACGGCAAGCAGATGCTCGACATCCGCGCTCTCAAGGAGATGTCGATCGCCGAGCTCACCACCGCGGCCAAGGACCTCGGGGTCGAAGGCGCGGCGGGCCTGCGCAAGCAGGAGCTCATCTTCAAGATCCTCGAGGCGCAGACCAAGTCCTCCGGACTGATCTTCGCCGAGGGCGTTCTCGAGTGCCTGCCGGACGGCTTCGGCTTCCTGCGCGCCCCTGAATACAACTACCTCCCGGGCCCGGACGACATCTACGTCTCGCCTTCGCAGATCCGGCGTTTCGACCTGCGGACCGGCGACACGGTCTCCGGCCAGGTCCGCCAGCCGAAGGACGGCGAGCGCTACTTCGCCCTGATCAAGGTCGAAGCGGTCAACTTCGAGCACCCGGAAGTCGCGCGCAACAAGATCTTCTTCGACAACCTGACGCCGCTCTACCCGATGGAGCGTCTGAAGCTCGAGGTCCCCGGCGACATGTCGTCGCGCGTCATGGATCTCGTGACGCCGATGGGCAAAGGCCAGCGCGCGCTCATCGTCGCCCCGCCGCGCACCGGCAAGACGATGCTGCTGCAGTCGATCGCGCATTCGATCGCCAAGAACCACCCGGAAGTCGCGCTGATCGTGCTGCTCATCGACGAGCGCCCGGAAGAGGTCACCGACATGCAGCGCTCGGTGCAGGGCGAGGTCATCTCCTCGACCTTCGACGAGCCGGCCACCCGCCACGTGCAGGTCGCCGAGATGGTGATCGAGAAGGCGAAGCGCCTGGTGGAGCACAAGAAGGACGTCGTCATCCTGCTCGACTCGATCACCCGTCTGGCGCGCGCCTACAACACGGTGCAGCCGCCGTCGGGCAAGGTCCTCTCCGGCGGAATCGACGCCAACGCCCTGCATCGTCCGAAGCGCTTCTTCGGCGCGGCGCGGAACATCGAAGAGGGCGGATCGCTCACCATCATCGCGACCGCGCTCGTCGACACCGGCAGCCGCATGGACGACGTGATCTTCGAGGAGTTCAAGGGTACCGGCAACTGCGAGATCCATCTCGATCGCAAGCTCGTCGACAAGCGGACCTTTCCGGCGCTCGACATCAACAAGTCGGGTACCCGCAAGGAGGAGCTCCTGATGCCTGAGGACGAGCTGCGCCGTGTCTGGGTGCTGCGCAAGGTGCTGAACCCGCTGTCGGTCGTCGAGTCGATGGAGCT
- a CDS encoding YihA family ribosome biogenesis GTP-binding protein, whose protein sequence is MPSSKSDLAAVRSGCENSRCAPESALKIEKSEFIKSAAGSESFMFDELPEIAFAGRSNVGKSSLLNRLLGRKLARTSSTPGRTQLVNYFRVNGSFYFVDLPGFGYAKASKEARSLWAEIINDYLRTPHPQRIVVHLVDARVGATALDEQAGEYFAGLGLRALAVATKVDDVKRGERARRMKQIADALQIGEPTAILAVSAQTGEGVRELWKSIAEFLAEQTAPQQKRKKEHAEGPHGTP, encoded by the coding sequence ATGCCGAGCTCGAAGAGCGACCTGGCGGCGGTCCGAAGTGGCTGCGAAAATTCCCGATGTGCTCCGGAGTCCGCACTGAAGATCGAAAAGTCGGAGTTCATCAAGTCGGCGGCGGGTAGTGAGAGTTTCATGTTCGACGAGTTGCCGGAGATCGCCTTCGCCGGGCGCTCGAATGTCGGCAAGTCGAGCCTGCTGAACAGGCTCCTGGGCCGGAAGTTGGCGCGCACGAGCTCCACTCCCGGCCGGACCCAGCTGGTCAACTACTTCCGGGTCAACGGCTCGTTCTACTTCGTCGATCTCCCGGGCTTCGGCTACGCGAAGGCCTCCAAGGAGGCCAGGAGCCTGTGGGCCGAGATCATCAACGACTACCTGCGGACCCCTCATCCGCAGCGCATCGTGGTTCACCTGGTGGACGCGAGAGTCGGCGCGACGGCCCTCGACGAGCAGGCTGGAGAGTACTTTGCAGGGTTGGGATTGAGAGCGTTGGCCGTCGCCACCAAGGTCGACGACGTGAAACGAGGAGAGCGCGCCCGGCGTATGAAACAGATCGCCGACGCGCTGCAGATCGGAGAACCGACGGCGATCCTGGCCGTCTCCGCCCAAACAGGGGAGGGTGTCCGTGAACTCTGGAAATCCATCGCAGAATTTCTCGCGGAGCAAACCGCGCCGCAGCAGAAGAGGAAGAAAGAACATGCCGAAGGCCCCCACGGAACCCCTTGA